Proteins co-encoded in one Nitrospirae bacterium YQR-1 genomic window:
- a CDS encoding NADH-quinone oxidoreductase subunit B family protein: MIRILRQIFLHTGIVTDSSPRIDDPKITISEIKLEDSVKKYFKRSLAVREVDAGSCNGCELEIHAINNPVYDCERFGIHFTASPRFADVLLVTGPVTKNMEIALVRTYNAVPSPKFVIAAGDCGCNGGIFGESYASLGGVDKIIPVDVYIPGCPPTPVDILNGFYKLFL; the protein is encoded by the coding sequence ATGATTAGAATTCTGCGCCAGATATTTCTCCACACAGGCATTGTTACAGACTCAAGCCCACGAATTGATGACCCCAAAATAACCATATCGGAAATCAAACTTGAGGATTCCGTAAAAAAGTATTTCAAGCGGAGCTTAGCGGTAAGGGAAGTGGATGCAGGCTCATGTAACGGTTGCGAGCTTGAGATTCATGCCATAAATAACCCGGTATATGACTGTGAGAGATTTGGTATTCATTTTACCGCCTCACCCAGATTTGCAGATGTATTACTTGTCACAGGGCCGGTAACTAAAAATATGGAAATAGCTCTTGTCAGGACCTATAATGCAGTGCCCTCTCCTAAATTTGTAATTGCAGCCGGTGACTGTGGCTGCAATGGCGGGATATTTGGTGAAAGCTATGCTTCTTTGGGAGGAGTTGACAAGATTATTCCGGTAGATGTTTATATTCCGGGCTGTCCACCAACTCCTGTTGATATCTTAAACGG
- a CDS encoding NADH-quinone oxidoreductase subunit C: MNTLAEALKGAFGAEAVTDKNRTPVTFTVPAERFAEAAKVLKDSFAFLSAEWATDERDAGRGFGIHACYRWGSEYLIVKARLPQHNPTFPSLIKHFVPAYRFERQIRSLMGITPAGHPDDRPWIKFEDWPQDAWPLRKCFDASKPMQPVEGDYAWLKAEGEGVYEIPVGPVHAGIIEPGHFRFQAVGETIINLEERLGYVHKGIEKRFESMAWDTAVKLAGRVSGDTTVAHATAYCIALESMTQCRVPERAQWLRALFLERERIANHLGDIGAICNDAAFAFMLYQCSRLKESLMRTNHKLFGHRFMMDRVIPGGVTVDVDSEGKKEILTELDFLEEDFGRLVTIYEESASLEDRVRNTGILSSELARELCTVGIVARASGLNVDCRVHNPYPPYDSLEVAAPVLTAGDVHARVWVRVEEIRESVRLLRRILRKMPVSGIITKCSVPLPDSTGFAAVEGWRGEILYWLQSGPTGAINRCMVRDPSSVNWLALEQAIKGNIVPDFPLCNKSFNQSYSGHDL, from the coding sequence ATGAATACATTAGCTGAGGCACTTAAGGGCGCATTTGGCGCTGAAGCGGTCACTGATAAAAACAGAACTCCGGTTACATTTACAGTGCCGGCGGAGAGATTTGCAGAGGCCGCTAAAGTGCTAAAGGACTCATTTGCTTTTCTTAGTGCAGAGTGGGCAACAGATGAAAGAGATGCAGGCAGGGGCTTCGGCATCCATGCTTGTTACAGATGGGGGAGCGAGTACCTGATAGTGAAGGCTCGGCTGCCTCAGCATAATCCAACCTTCCCAAGCCTTATAAAGCACTTTGTGCCAGCCTACAGGTTTGAGCGCCAAATAAGAAGCCTCATGGGGATAACACCGGCGGGGCATCCGGATGACAGACCGTGGATAAAATTTGAGGATTGGCCGCAGGATGCATGGCCTCTCAGAAAGTGTTTTGACGCATCAAAGCCGATGCAACCGGTGGAAGGGGACTACGCATGGCTTAAGGCTGAGGGTGAGGGCGTGTATGAGATTCCGGTTGGCCCCGTCCATGCTGGTATAATTGAACCGGGACACTTCAGGTTTCAGGCGGTTGGGGAGACCATAATTAATCTTGAGGAGCGTCTTGGTTACGTCCACAAGGGGATAGAAAAGAGATTTGAATCTATGGCGTGGGATACTGCGGTTAAATTAGCAGGGCGGGTATCTGGTGATACAACAGTTGCTCACGCCACGGCCTACTGCATTGCCCTTGAATCGATGACACAGTGCCGGGTGCCGGAGCGGGCGCAGTGGCTTAGGGCACTTTTTCTTGAACGGGAGCGTATTGCCAATCACCTTGGCGATATAGGGGCAATTTGCAATGACGCTGCATTTGCTTTTATGTTATATCAGTGCTCACGGCTTAAGGAAAGCCTTATGCGTACCAACCATAAGCTCTTTGGGCACAGGTTTATGATGGACAGAGTGATTCCCGGTGGTGTGACAGTTGATGTAGATTCAGAGGGCAAAAAGGAAATCTTAACGGAGCTGGATTTCCTTGAGGAAGACTTTGGGCGGCTGGTTACTATCTATGAGGAGAGTGCTTCGCTTGAGGACAGAGTGCGTAACACCGGCATACTGTCATCCGAATTGGCAAGAGAGCTTTGTACGGTAGGAATAGTAGCACGGGCAAGCGGCCTTAATGTAGATTGCAGGGTTCATAACCCGTACCCTCCATATGATTCACTGGAAGTAGCGGCCCCTGTGCTTACCGCCGGGGATGTGCACGCAAGGGTGTGGGTACGGGTAGAGGAAATACGGGAGTCCGTGCGCCTGTTGCGGCGTATTCTCAGAAAAATGCCTGTAAGCGGCATAATTACTAAGTGCAGCGTGCCCTTGCCTGATTCAACAGGGTTTGCGGCGGTTGAGGGATGGCGCGGGGAGATACTCTACTGGCTACAAAGCGGCCCCACCGGAGCAATAAACAGGTGTATGGTCAGAGACCCGTCCAGTGTAAACTGGCTGGCCCTTGAGCAGGCAATAAAGGGTAATATAGTCCCTGATTTTCCTCTTTGCAACAAGAGTTTTAATCAGTCGTATTCGGGGCATGACCTATGA
- a CDS encoding hydrogenase 4 subunit F → MILLVLLITPLVAALVLAFIGDRRFAPELNILSSVLTLAAGAVLAIEVCNHGPVITGGKFFYVDAFSVFLSVLTSFVSVTTAVFSRRYMEREREHGRVGHRRMRFYHAMFQMFIFAMLLCLLTNNIGVLWIAMELATLSTVLLVSLYRSPGAIEAAWKYFILCGVGIAQALFGTVLLYFAAEKVLGEGGEALLWTNLIGVSGKLEPTVLSLAFVFLVVGYGTKVGLVPLHNWLPDAHSEGPTPISAVLSGLLLNIALYALVRCKVLVDGSTHTHYAGNIMMGFGIVSILVASFSILRQRDIKRMFSYSSIEHMGIATFAFGLGGSIATFGALLHMLMHSLTKSSIFFITGNACQMHRTQEIAKIKGLFNGDSFVGWTLMLSSMAIAGMPPFGIFTSEFLILTATIKEAPLLAPFILIGLAVAFAGLLRKVQYMVAGDVPSYYTPMKTARTPVLLHMTLVLALGFYLPDFLNKWFQSAVELLK, encoded by the coding sequence ATGATACTCCTTGTTTTGCTTATAACGCCGCTTGTGGCTGCTTTGGTTTTAGCCTTTATCGGGGACAGGAGGTTTGCACCTGAACTAAATATTTTATCATCGGTTTTAACTCTTGCAGCCGGTGCTGTTCTTGCCATTGAGGTCTGCAACCACGGGCCGGTTATAACAGGCGGCAAATTCTTCTATGTTGACGCCTTTAGCGTATTCCTCTCTGTGCTTACCTCTTTTGTCTCTGTTACTACCGCTGTCTTTAGCCGCAGGTATATGGAAAGAGAGAGGGAACACGGACGGGTTGGACACAGGCGTATGCGCTTTTATCATGCTATGTTTCAAATGTTTATCTTTGCTATGCTGCTGTGTTTGCTCACTAACAACATAGGGGTGTTGTGGATAGCGATGGAGCTTGCCACCTTATCAACTGTGCTTCTGGTCTCGCTCTACCGCAGCCCCGGAGCGATAGAGGCCGCATGGAAGTATTTTATACTCTGCGGGGTCGGCATTGCTCAGGCTCTTTTTGGAACGGTTTTGTTATACTTTGCGGCTGAGAAAGTGTTGGGTGAGGGCGGGGAGGCGCTGCTTTGGACAAACCTTATTGGGGTAAGCGGCAAGCTTGAACCTACTGTACTTTCTCTGGCTTTTGTTTTTCTGGTTGTGGGTTATGGCACGAAGGTGGGTCTTGTTCCCTTACACAATTGGCTTCCCGACGCCCACAGTGAGGGCCCTACACCTATCTCAGCAGTGCTCTCAGGTCTTCTGTTAAATATCGCTCTCTATGCTCTTGTCAGATGCAAGGTGCTGGTGGATGGCTCAACTCACACCCACTATGCCGGAAACATTATGATGGGATTCGGGATTGTATCAATTTTAGTTGCCTCTTTTTCCATCCTCAGACAAAGAGATATTAAGCGCATGTTTTCTTATTCATCTATCGAGCACATGGGAATTGCTACTTTTGCTTTTGGTCTTGGCGGGTCTATCGCCACATTTGGCGCACTTCTGCATATGCTTATGCACAGCCTTACAAAATCCTCAATATTTTTCATTACAGGCAACGCTTGCCAAATGCACCGTACACAGGAGATAGCTAAAATAAAAGGACTGTTTAACGGTGATTCTTTTGTCGGCTGGACATTGATGCTATCTTCGATGGCAATTGCCGGTATGCCGCCCTTTGGTATTTTTACAAGTGAATTTCTAATTCTTACCGCTACCATAAAGGAAGCGCCACTTTTAGCGCCTTTTATCCTTATAGGCCTTGCTGTTGCCTTTGCAGGGCTTCTGAGGAAAGTTCAATATATGGTCGCAGGGGATGTTCCCTCATATTATACACCAATGAAGACAGCCCGCACACCGGTTTTGCTTCACATGACACTGGTGCTTGCCCTTGGTTTCTATCTGCCGGATTTCCTAAATAAGTGGTTTCAGAGTGCGGTAGAGTTATTGAAATGA
- a CDS encoding formate hydrogenlyase, which yields MSVEVMAQINSFLAALVLLSAFAMLAQRKIKSLVTLFAWQGLFLSINTALVGFVAAKHHLYISSVLTLSIKVILLPYILHVLAVRLKIRKEMETIVNIPTTMLIGIALVIFSYHLTAPVRELSTLITRSTLAVALATVMIGLLMMITRKHAVTQIIGFLAMENGLFFAATSATYGMPLVVELGVALDVLIAAFIFGIFFFQISTTFDSLSVEQMESLREDN from the coding sequence ATGAGCGTTGAGGTAATGGCACAGATAAATAGTTTTCTGGCGGCATTGGTGTTATTAAGCGCTTTTGCAATGCTTGCGCAGAGGAAAATAAAAAGCTTAGTCACCTTATTTGCATGGCAGGGACTTTTTCTTTCAATAAACACAGCACTCGTAGGGTTTGTGGCCGCCAAGCATCATCTCTACATATCATCGGTTTTAACTCTCTCGATAAAAGTAATCCTCCTACCGTACATATTGCATGTCCTTGCTGTGCGCCTTAAGATCAGAAAAGAGATGGAAACAATAGTTAATATCCCAACGACAATGTTGATAGGCATTGCACTTGTTATTTTCTCGTACCATCTTACAGCCCCGGTCAGAGAGCTTTCCACTCTTATAACCCGTTCAACCCTTGCAGTTGCCCTTGCAACAGTTATGATAGGGCTTCTAATGATGATAACGAGAAAACACGCCGTCACGCAAATAATAGGATTTCTTGCAATGGAGAACGGTCTTTTCTTTGCAGCTACCAGTGCGACATACGGTATGCCTTTGGTGGTGGAGCTTGGTGTTGCTCTGGATGTTTTAATTGCCGCCTTCATATTCGGAATATTTTTCTTCCAGATAAGCACAACATTTGACAGCCTCAGTGTGGAGCAGATGGAGAGCCTGCGGGAGGACAACTGA
- a CDS encoding NADH-quinone oxidoreductase subunit H yields the protein MKALNLIFIEVLQVLIVLSAAPAFVGWVDMLKCWSQGRSSAGLLQPYRNIAKLFVKDIVLAHNASWIFRFTPYFVFGTSVVVGSVIPIVSMNLFLAPSADIIVLIALFSTARFFTALAGMDVGTAFGGMGSSREMMIASLTEPAILMAIFTVSLAGKSTSLFHIVQSFQSGVLILRPSIVFAALAFILVVIAETGRVPVDNPATHLELTMVHEAMILEYSGRHLALIQWGAMMRFFLFATLGIACFLPWGIAATDTAGEIAVSVFFMLIKLGIIGIAVVLTETGLAKMRLFRLTEFLGAAFLMATLGMICFFILE from the coding sequence TGGGTGGACATGCTGAAGTGCTGGTCTCAGGGGAGGTCATCGGCAGGGTTGCTTCAGCCATACAGAAATATCGCAAAGCTGTTTGTCAAGGATATTGTGCTGGCTCATAACGCCTCGTGGATATTTCGTTTTACTCCGTATTTTGTCTTTGGCACCTCAGTTGTTGTTGGAAGCGTAATTCCTATAGTTTCGATGAACTTGTTTTTGGCGCCAAGTGCTGATATTATTGTCTTAATCGCACTTTTTTCAACAGCCAGATTTTTTACCGCATTGGCAGGGATGGATGTGGGCACTGCATTTGGCGGGATGGGTTCCAGTCGTGAGATGATGATAGCTTCTCTTACGGAGCCTGCCATTTTGATGGCTATTTTTACCGTATCACTGGCAGGAAAGTCAACATCCTTGTTTCACATAGTGCAGTCATTTCAAAGCGGCGTGTTGATTTTGAGGCCGTCAATTGTATTTGCTGCACTTGCATTTATTCTTGTAGTAATTGCAGAAACAGGCAGGGTTCCGGTAGATAATCCGGCAACTCACCTTGAGTTGACCATGGTGCATGAGGCAATGATTCTGGAGTATTCGGGCAGACACCTTGCTCTTATACAGTGGGGCGCAATGATGAGATTTTTTCTTTTTGCCACACTTGGTATTGCATGTTTTTTGCCATGGGGGATAGCTGCCACTGATACCGCAGGGGAGATTGCCGTATCAGTTTTCTTTATGCTTATAAAGCTTGGCATCATTGGTATTGCCGTGGTTCTGACGGAGACCGGGCTTGCAAAGATGAGATTATTCCGTTTAACCGAATTTCTGGGAGCCGCTTTTTTGATGGCTACTCTTGGTATGATATGCTTTTTTATTCTGGAGTGA